One window from the genome of Labilithrix sp. encodes:
- a CDS encoding prepilin-type N-terminal cleavage/methylation domain-containing protein: MVRIRKRLKQGFTLVELMIVVAIVGVLAVLAVYGVRKYIANAKTAEAKNSLGQIGKDAVTAFEGERMEATVITPGTSTAVIRKTCGTASKAVPASGSMALLQGKKYQSAKLDWSPENDVKLNRGFPCLKFEMTAPQYYSYMYNGGDVAGTDEEGKAISATAIGDLSGDGALFSTFTMNGKIQEGRLTIAPSIDEVSPEE; encoded by the coding sequence ATGGTCAGGATTCGTAAGAGACTCAAGCAGGGATTCACACTCGTCGAGCTCATGATCGTCGTCGCGATCGTCGGTGTCTTGGCCGTGCTTGCCGTGTACGGCGTCCGCAAGTACATCGCGAACGCGAAGACGGCAGAGGCAAAGAACTCGCTCGGCCAGATCGGCAAGGATGCCGTGACCGCTTTCGAAGGCGAACGTATGGAGGCGACGGTCATCACCCCCGGCACTTCGACTGCAGTCATCCGCAAGACGTGCGGTACCGCCTCCAAGGCTGTCCCCGCGTCCGGTTCCATGGCCCTTCTTCAGGGCAAGAAGTATCAGTCCGCAAAGCTTGACTGGTCACCGGAAAACGACGTCAAGCTGAATAGGGGCTTTCCTTGCCTAAAGTTCGAGATGACGGCACCTCAATACTACTCCTACATGTACAATGGCGGCGACGTAGCGGGCACTGACGAAGAGGGCAAGGCGATCTCCGCGACCGCGATCGGCGACTTGAGTGGCGATGGCGCTCTCTTCTCGACGTTCACTATGAACGGTAAGATTCAGGAAGGCCGGCTTACGATCGCGCCCTCGATCGACGAGGTATCTCCGGAGGAGTGA
- a CDS encoding prepilin-type N-terminal cleavage/methylation domain-containing protein: MMERSMLHWTPVTIRQRGLCSRTRGFTLVELAIVVAIVGVLAVLAIVGYRRYMLNAKVSEGQSMLGGIKVAQESHRAEVGIYAKIGTTNWCPENGGVGNRKVGWNPACNGGDAPWSLLPVHAENAVSFQYMTTGGGSGFTEPTDGDWGWVTWGTPDTTKPWYWATAKCDLDPGGDFTMLVGSSLDNRIFVHNAGE; encoded by the coding sequence ATGATGGAACGGTCAATGCTTCACTGGACGCCCGTGACGATCCGTCAACGAGGTCTTTGCTCGCGTACTCGCGGCTTCACGCTCGTCGAGCTCGCCATCGTCGTCGCGATTGTTGGTGTCCTCGCCGTGCTCGCGATCGTCGGTTACCGCAGGTACATGCTCAACGCGAAGGTGAGCGAAGGCCAGTCGATGCTCGGCGGGATCAAGGTCGCGCAGGAGAGTCATCGCGCCGAGGTCGGCATCTACGCGAAGATCGGCACCACCAACTGGTGTCCAGAGAACGGCGGCGTCGGCAATCGCAAAGTCGGCTGGAATCCGGCGTGCAACGGCGGAGACGCCCCCTGGTCGCTCCTTCCCGTCCACGCCGAGAACGCGGTCTCCTTTCAGTACATGACAACAGGCGGCGGCTCCGGGTTCACCGAACCAACCGACGGGGATTGGGGGTGGGTGACGTGGGGAACCCCCGACACGACGAAACCATGGTACTGGGCCACCGCGAAATGCGATCTCGACCCCGGTGGCGACTTCACGATGCTCGTCGGGTCATCGCTCGATAATCGGATCTTCGTGCACAACGCCGGCGAGTAG
- a CDS encoding CAP domain-containing protein translates to MRSAVLVLLTACAGSAPSAPAPVPAPPPAPAPVASKSAEPSPPQAAAPTKPLTIPEARRYMLTLINRDRATAGLAPVELDEGAPTLAGQAHAEDMVRLGYLGHWGSDGSVPEQRHTEAGGADMVLENALCFTDEQKRDVDPKALIAPAEIERAEALYFNEVPPNDGHRRNILKASHSRVGIGVAQSKETAKELAVPCFTQEFVDGYGTYTPLPKTAKVGATIHVEANLKPGVRPTGVGLARVALPKPLSASELNKRRSYPVPKPYQVYWGPGFVTPIQAKINGTNIAIDVPLDDKKQPGLYEVSVWAKLPGSEEQTMVGLRTIVVD, encoded by the coding sequence GTGCGCTCCGCCGTCCTCGTCCTCCTCACCGCCTGCGCGGGAAGCGCGCCTTCTGCGCCGGCTCCGGTTCCTGCTCCGCCGCCGGCGCCTGCCCCCGTTGCTTCGAAGTCGGCGGAGCCTTCGCCGCCGCAGGCGGCCGCGCCGACGAAACCGCTCACGATCCCGGAGGCGCGGCGCTACATGCTGACGCTCATCAACCGCGATCGTGCGACCGCAGGCCTCGCGCCGGTGGAGCTCGACGAAGGCGCGCCGACGCTCGCCGGTCAGGCGCACGCCGAAGACATGGTGCGTCTCGGCTATCTCGGCCACTGGGGCAGCGACGGCTCGGTGCCGGAGCAGCGTCACACGGAGGCCGGGGGCGCGGACATGGTGCTCGAGAACGCGCTGTGCTTCACCGACGAGCAGAAGCGCGATGTCGATCCGAAGGCGCTCATCGCACCCGCCGAGATCGAGCGCGCCGAGGCGCTCTACTTCAACGAGGTCCCGCCGAACGACGGCCATCGCAGGAACATCCTCAAGGCGTCACACTCGCGCGTGGGCATCGGCGTCGCGCAGTCGAAGGAGACGGCGAAGGAGCTCGCGGTCCCATGTTTCACGCAGGAGTTCGTCGACGGCTACGGCACGTACACGCCGCTCCCGAAGACGGCGAAGGTCGGCGCGACGATCCACGTCGAGGCCAACCTCAAGCCCGGCGTGCGCCCGACCGGCGTCGGCCTCGCGCGCGTCGCGCTTCCGAAGCCACTCTCTGCGAGCGAGCTCAACAAGCGGCGCAGCTACCCCGTCCCGAAGCCGTACCAGGTGTACTGGGGCCCCGGCTTCGTCACGCCGATCCAGGCGAAGATCAACGGCACCAACATCGCGATCGACGTCCCGCTCGACGACAAGAAGCAGCCCGGCCTCTACGAGGTGAGCGTCTGGGCGAAGCTCCCAGGCTCGGAGGAGCAGACGATGGTGGGGCTGCGTACGATCGTTGTCGATTGA
- a CDS encoding sigma-54-dependent Fis family transcriptional regulator, which produces MGDKGDVLVIDDEPGLRDMLAILFRREGYNVTTAPGFVAARDAIRNAPQPYGVVLTDLMMPDGSGLDVIPLVKDAAHDAEVIVMTAHSTLETAIEAMRRGAYDFVLKPFSSSELRVLVQKAFERHALVEENARLRAQVDRHQPKDLIGRSAGMRKVLELVERVASGRSTVLITGESGTGKERIARLLHESSDRKDKPFRVINCGAIPEALIESELFGHEKGAFTGASTRKLGFFREADTGTVLLDEVGELPPPMQVKLLRVLQERKVRGIGEADESSVDVRVLAATNRNVEDDVKNGKFRQDLYYRLNVIRIEVPPLRERREDIAELARHFLERCAREHGKVVRALGADALRALDAYSFPGNIRELENIIERAVALAVGPKIGLGDLPTEVSGATARTTPALLDLPEAGCDLDAVLAEVERRLILQALERSGGVRTAAAKLLDVTFRSLRYRMQKLTLTTSDDAAGPDSEGEA; this is translated from the coding sequence ATGGGTGACAAAGGCGACGTGCTCGTGATCGACGACGAGCCCGGGCTGCGCGACATGCTCGCGATCCTGTTTCGGCGTGAGGGCTACAACGTGACCACGGCCCCAGGATTCGTCGCCGCCCGTGACGCGATCCGCAACGCGCCGCAACCCTATGGCGTCGTCTTGACGGACCTCATGATGCCGGACGGCTCGGGCCTCGACGTCATCCCGCTCGTCAAGGACGCCGCGCACGACGCCGAGGTCATCGTGATGACGGCGCACTCGACGCTGGAGACCGCGATCGAGGCGATGCGGCGCGGCGCGTACGACTTCGTATTGAAGCCCTTCTCGAGCTCGGAGCTTCGCGTCCTGGTCCAGAAGGCGTTCGAACGTCACGCACTGGTAGAGGAGAACGCGCGGCTCCGCGCCCAGGTCGACCGGCATCAACCGAAGGACCTCATCGGGCGCTCCGCCGGCATGCGGAAGGTCCTCGAGTTGGTCGAACGCGTCGCGTCCGGCCGTAGCACGGTACTCATCACGGGCGAGAGCGGAACGGGCAAGGAGCGCATCGCGAGGCTCCTCCACGAATCCTCCGATCGAAAGGACAAGCCCTTCCGCGTCATCAACTGCGGCGCGATCCCCGAAGCGTTGATCGAGAGCGAGCTCTTCGGCCACGAGAAGGGCGCCTTCACGGGCGCGAGCACTCGAAAGCTCGGCTTCTTCCGCGAGGCGGACACGGGCACGGTGCTCCTCGACGAGGTGGGCGAGCTCCCTCCGCCGATGCAGGTGAAGCTCTTGCGCGTTCTTCAAGAGCGCAAGGTCCGCGGTATCGGCGAGGCCGACGAATCGTCGGTCGACGTTCGCGTCCTCGCCGCGACGAACCGGAACGTCGAGGATGACGTCAAGAACGGCAAGTTCCGTCAGGACCTCTACTATCGCCTCAACGTCATCCGCATCGAGGTGCCACCCCTCCGCGAGCGCCGCGAGGACATCGCAGAGCTCGCACGCCACTTCCTCGAGCGCTGCGCGCGCGAGCACGGAAAGGTGGTGCGGGCGCTCGGCGCCGACGCGCTCCGCGCGCTCGACGCGTATTCGTTCCCCGGCAACATCCGCGAGCTCGAGAACATCATCGAGCGCGCGGTCGCCCTCGCGGTCGGCCCCAAGATCGGGCTCGGAGATCTCCCGACCGAGGTGAGCGGCGCGACCGCGCGGACGACACCGGCGTTGCTCGATCTTCCGGAGGCAGGTTGCGACCTCGACGCCGTTCTCGCCGAGGTCGAGCGCCGACTCATCCTTCAAGCGCTCGAGCGATCAGGCGGCGTTCGAACGGCGGCCGCGAAGCTGCTCGATGTCACGTTTCGTAGCCTCCGCTACCGGATGCAGAAGCTCACGCTCACGACGTCGGATGATGCCGCCGGGCCCGACTCTGAAGGCGAGGCATGA
- a CDS encoding spermidine synthase has protein sequence MISPLRRVVPFLFFSGACALVYQIAWFRELRLVFGGSTAASGAVLAAFMGGLGVGGIMLGRRADRSPNPFAFYANLELFIAVTAGLSPLLVVLARAVYLGIGGAATLGTVGATALRLVLTALVLGPSTIAMGGTMPAAARAVERWDDVGRSRVGLLYGVNTIGAVAGTLLANFLAIELFGTRMTLWLACLVNALVGVIARSVARRMAGDAAAEASADTNASETNVAEVPTWFPPAAAAIAGLSFMLMELVWYRMLAPLLGGTSYTFGLILAVALAGIGIGGALYSRVTQRATLVLFATTCALEALAIAIPYALGDRIATLALLLGPLAQISFLGAVSAWTLVTVVVVFPAAVVSGFQFPAIIGLYGRGARDVGSDVGKAYVANTAGAMVGSLAGGLGLLPLLSAPGCWRAVIIGLSAAALVSLAVDLRMRALHALPPSVTVGALAIAALATLGATGPTHFWRHSGIGAGRAINSSRMNQHDLQPFIRHWNWAIAWEADGVESAVALTRANGYAFIVNGKSDGHVHADRSTQVMSGLLATLLHEDPRRMLVVGLGTGSTAGWLGAIPSVERVDVVELEPAIVRVARDCAAVNQSVVTNPKVHITIGDAREALLTTRERYDVIFSEPSNPYRAGISSLFTSDFYRAVSGRLNDGGLFVQWMQTYDVQPFAVATAMMTLRSVFPAVSVWQTESGDILLIGEREARPLDMDRVRQRVSQEPVATALAATWGTTTAEGVLAHYVAAPALIDRVAEAGLGVVNTDDQNALEFAFARNLGRNNQIGHEVQRVAFLLGLGTPQIVGAYDRELVIEERLWNQATTNHPLDPLAPPSASVAATSDLIVRFMSSGHPQALARWRRLGRPPRTYMERLYVASTMADEGDDAFPGFVTAEVKPAIDRELLNGLWLVKKKRTDDAATVLGRAFTLARTEPWFPTDTMMRALNEAFAIGRESPELAKTLASSLSEPFAVSIFEALRVQVYLRLLRATGDFRHCVQGIDRWSPLPFERPIIDVRIACLEGAGDPRKAQAEEDLRELLMHTTAFGAAILPVPVKVPPAPGATPDTDQADAAVPPDAAAP, from the coding sequence GTGATTTCACCACTTCGCCGCGTCGTCCCCTTTCTCTTCTTCTCGGGCGCGTGTGCGCTCGTCTACCAGATCGCTTGGTTCCGTGAGCTGAGGCTCGTCTTCGGCGGAAGCACAGCCGCCTCGGGCGCTGTGCTGGCTGCCTTCATGGGTGGGCTCGGTGTCGGCGGGATCATGCTAGGCCGCCGGGCCGACCGCTCACCGAACCCGTTTGCGTTCTACGCCAACCTCGAACTCTTCATCGCTGTGACGGCCGGGCTGAGCCCCCTCCTCGTCGTGCTCGCTCGCGCGGTCTATCTCGGCATCGGCGGCGCCGCGACACTCGGAACGGTGGGTGCTACGGCGCTGCGGTTGGTGCTCACCGCGCTCGTCCTCGGGCCATCCACAATCGCGATGGGCGGAACGATGCCAGCGGCCGCGCGCGCGGTCGAACGCTGGGACGACGTCGGCCGCTCGCGGGTCGGACTCCTGTACGGCGTGAATACGATCGGGGCCGTCGCGGGCACGCTGCTCGCGAACTTCCTCGCGATCGAGCTGTTCGGAACGCGGATGACGCTCTGGCTCGCTTGTCTCGTCAACGCGCTCGTCGGCGTCATTGCGCGATCGGTCGCGCGACGGATGGCGGGGGACGCGGCGGCGGAGGCTAGCGCGGACACGAACGCCTCGGAAACCAACGTCGCAGAGGTTCCCACTTGGTTTCCGCCGGCCGCGGCAGCCATCGCCGGCCTCTCCTTCATGCTGATGGAGCTTGTCTGGTACCGGATGCTCGCGCCGCTCCTAGGCGGTACCTCCTACACCTTCGGGCTCATTCTCGCAGTCGCGCTCGCCGGAATCGGCATCGGCGGCGCGCTCTACTCTCGCGTGACCCAGCGTGCCACGCTCGTCCTATTCGCGACGACATGCGCGCTCGAAGCCCTCGCGATTGCGATCCCCTACGCTCTCGGCGATCGCATCGCCACACTCGCGCTCCTCCTCGGACCGCTCGCGCAGATTTCATTCCTCGGCGCCGTCTCCGCATGGACGCTTGTCACCGTCGTCGTTGTCTTTCCAGCCGCGGTGGTATCGGGTTTCCAGTTCCCCGCCATCATCGGCCTCTACGGACGTGGCGCCCGTGACGTCGGCTCCGACGTCGGAAAGGCGTACGTTGCCAACACGGCGGGCGCGATGGTCGGCTCGCTAGCCGGCGGTCTGGGCCTCCTCCCGCTCCTCTCGGCTCCGGGCTGCTGGCGCGCCGTCATCATCGGCCTGAGCGCTGCGGCCCTGGTCAGCCTCGCGGTCGATCTTCGCATGCGCGCGCTCCACGCTCTCCCGCCATCCGTCACGGTCGGAGCCCTCGCGATCGCCGCGCTGGCGACCCTCGGCGCGACAGGACCGACACACTTCTGGCGTCACTCCGGCATCGGCGCCGGCCGCGCCATCAATTCCTCACGGATGAACCAGCATGACCTCCAGCCCTTCATCAGGCACTGGAACTGGGCGATCGCATGGGAAGCGGATGGGGTCGAGAGCGCGGTCGCCCTGACCCGCGCGAACGGGTACGCCTTCATCGTCAACGGAAAGAGCGACGGACACGTCCACGCCGATCGCTCGACGCAGGTCATGAGCGGCCTGCTCGCTACGCTCCTCCACGAGGACCCGCGCCGAATGCTCGTCGTGGGGCTCGGCACGGGGAGCACGGCGGGGTGGCTCGGCGCGATCCCGTCGGTCGAGCGCGTCGATGTCGTGGAGCTGGAGCCGGCGATCGTACGCGTGGCGCGGGATTGCGCGGCCGTCAACCAGTCTGTGGTGACCAACCCGAAGGTCCACATCACGATCGGCGACGCGCGCGAGGCGCTCCTCACGACGCGTGAGCGCTACGATGTCATCTTCTCGGAGCCTTCAAATCCCTATCGTGCTGGCATCTCGAGCCTCTTCACCTCTGATTTCTACCGCGCAGTCTCCGGTCGCCTTAACGACGGCGGTCTATTCGTGCAATGGATGCAGACGTACGACGTCCAGCCGTTCGCCGTAGCGACTGCGATGATGACCCTGCGCTCGGTCTTTCCGGCCGTAAGCGTGTGGCAGACGGAGTCCGGGGACATTCTGCTCATTGGGGAGCGTGAAGCGCGCCCACTCGATATGGATCGGGTCCGTCAGCGTGTGAGCCAGGAGCCCGTCGCGACGGCCCTCGCGGCCACGTGGGGCACGACAACGGCGGAAGGCGTACTCGCCCACTACGTGGCCGCACCGGCCCTGATCGACCGCGTCGCCGAGGCGGGACTCGGCGTCGTGAATACAGACGACCAGAACGCGCTCGAGTTCGCCTTCGCGCGAAACCTCGGTCGGAACAACCAGATCGGACACGAGGTCCAGCGTGTCGCCTTCCTGCTTGGACTTGGAACTCCACAGATCGTTGGCGCGTACGATCGCGAGCTCGTGATCGAGGAGCGTCTGTGGAACCAGGCCACGACCAACCATCCGCTGGACCCGCTCGCGCCCCCCTCCGCCTCGGTAGCGGCGACCAGCGATCTCATCGTGAGATTCATGTCGTCAGGCCATCCGCAGGCCCTCGCGCGATGGCGGCGGCTCGGCCGCCCTCCCCGGACGTACATGGAGCGCCTGTACGTCGCCAGCACGATGGCGGACGAAGGAGATGATGCGTTTCCCGGCTTCGTGACCGCTGAGGTCAAGCCCGCGATCGACCGCGAGCTCCTGAACGGACTCTGGCTGGTCAAGAAGAAGCGCACCGACGATGCCGCTACCGTCCTAGGTCGTGCCTTCACTCTCGCACGCACCGAGCCCTGGTTCCCGACCGACACGATGATGCGAGCGCTCAACGAGGCCTTCGCGATTGGTCGCGAGTCCCCCGAGTTGGCAAAAACGCTCGCATCGTCCCTGAGCGAGCCGTTCGCAGTCTCGATCTTCGAGGCGTTGCGGGTCCAGGTTTATCTCAGGCTCCTCCGTGCGACCGGCGACTTCAGGCACTGTGTCCAGGGTATCGACCGTTGGTCTCCGCTTCCCTTCGAACGTCCCATCATCGATGTCCGCATTGCCTGCCTGGAAGGGGCCGGCGATCCGCGCAAGGCGCAGGCCGAAGAGGATCTCCGCGAGCTCCTCATGCACACGACAGCGTTCGGCGCCGCGATCCTGCCAGTGCCCGTGAAGGTGCCGCCAGCGCCGGGGGCGACTCCCGACACGGATCAGGCGGACGCCGCCGTTCCACCCGACGCCGCCGCGCCGTGA
- the nagZ gene encoding beta-N-acetylhexosaminidase: MARSLAVLCGQLVVVGIGGVELAAAEATSLRSGERGGVVLFKRNVVQGELGRLVALTRSIREAAGEDALVAIDQEGGRVVRIGSPALALPPMRRIGDRGDVAFARRLAEAQAKELAALGITMSFAPVADIHTRPENPIIGDRAFGSTAEVVTRFAGAWAEGLARGQILSCLKHFPGHGDTTVDSHLALPRVERDRAGLDAIELAPFRALARHPDVHSMMTAHVVFPALDPDVPATLSRAVCTDLVRRGLGFDGVLFSDDLEMKAIAIPAGEAAVRAVGAGCDAVLVCSRADMAAEAHAALVREAETSPAFRARCEEAAARMTAMRKKLQPRPVEERELDAVFAASRAIATELG, from the coding sequence ATGGCACGCTCCCTCGCCGTGCTGTGTGGACAGCTCGTCGTCGTCGGCATCGGCGGCGTCGAGCTTGCGGCCGCGGAAGCCACCTCGCTGAGGAGCGGCGAGCGTGGCGGCGTCGTGCTGTTCAAGCGCAACGTCGTGCAGGGTGAGCTCGGCCGCCTCGTCGCGCTGACGCGGTCGATCCGTGAGGCCGCGGGAGAGGACGCGCTCGTCGCGATCGATCAGGAGGGCGGGCGCGTCGTTCGGATTGGCTCCCCTGCCCTCGCGCTCCCGCCGATGCGCCGCATCGGGGACCGCGGGGACGTCGCGTTCGCCCGGCGGCTCGCGGAGGCGCAGGCGAAGGAGCTCGCCGCGCTCGGCATCACGATGAGCTTCGCGCCGGTCGCGGACATCCACACGCGTCCCGAGAACCCGATCATCGGCGACCGCGCGTTCGGCTCGACCGCCGAGGTCGTGACGCGGTTCGCGGGAGCGTGGGCCGAGGGGCTCGCTCGAGGCCAAATCCTCTCCTGCCTCAAGCACTTCCCCGGGCACGGCGACACCACCGTGGACTCGCATCTCGCGCTCCCTCGCGTCGAGCGCGATCGGGCGGGCCTCGACGCGATCGAGCTCGCGCCGTTCCGCGCGCTCGCGCGTCATCCCGACGTGCATTCGATGATGACCGCCCACGTCGTGTTCCCCGCGCTCGACCCCGACGTCCCCGCCACGCTGTCGCGTGCAGTTTGCACCGATCTCGTCCGGCGCGGGCTGGGCTTCGACGGCGTCCTCTTCTCGGACGACCTCGAGATGAAGGCGATCGCGATCCCCGCCGGAGAAGCGGCGGTGCGCGCCGTCGGCGCCGGCTGCGACGCCGTCCTCGTGTGCTCCCGCGCCGACATGGCGGCCGAGGCTCACGCCGCGCTCGTGCGCGAGGCCGAAACGTCGCCGGCGTTCCGCGCGCGCTGCGAGGAAGCGGCGGCGCGGATGACGGCGATGCGCAAGAAGCTCCAGCCCCGGCCGGTCGAGGAGCGCGAGCTCGACGCGGTCTTCGCCGCCTCGCGCGCGATCGCGACGGAGCTCGGATGA
- a CDS encoding DUF2723 domain-containing protein, translating to MLLRRLAQAAVPLASGVAYTLTATREILGGDTGELASAGVSAAVPHPPGYPLFVLWCQAWRWLPAASPAHRVALATAIAGALAIDALVRACRAWGATPIASAIGAAIFAVSPLMWRLSTEPEVFALNVLIVLTLVRIAGPTTLSPMGELRRAWLLALLAGLGIANHHTCVLIAPLGLFSWRRAVRAAPRPLLAVAGSLGALTIGLTPYLFLIVRSRSMPVGSNCDWGDTSTLSGLLHHFLRRDYGTTSLASGDDPHEPFGQLALLGRSSLESGIGPLAVVAALAAAAKRRFSWAFAMLVLSIALAGPLLILRFNLPPRNLMALVVERFHLLPLSLASIVAARGIDVIASGLQSASFRKGVVATSIASIATRGAITLYDVLATHRPTTESYLRNVLAMLPERSILLANGDDVVGGLEYMQCTMRERRDVVVVAPRLLLAEWYARRIEAQLGQPVEHGVVPPRERVPVLSSLRLVSQLLETGRPVYVTSWFARDLDTTFPSYPIGPLIRLTRTPAEVPSPHELMERNEALFAKLTLDATPPAAHTWAGARYQDYARPWFVLSQALATADDMEASGRCRARGAALLPRAR from the coding sequence CTGCTCCTCAGGCGCCTGGCACAGGCCGCCGTCCCGCTCGCGAGCGGCGTCGCCTACACGCTGACCGCGACACGCGAGATACTAGGAGGCGACACCGGCGAGCTCGCGTCCGCTGGCGTCTCCGCGGCCGTTCCTCATCCGCCCGGATATCCCCTCTTCGTCCTCTGGTGTCAGGCATGGAGGTGGTTGCCGGCGGCTTCGCCAGCCCACCGCGTCGCGCTCGCGACAGCGATCGCCGGCGCGCTCGCCATCGACGCGCTAGTGCGAGCTTGCCGCGCGTGGGGTGCGACGCCGATCGCATCCGCGATCGGCGCCGCGATCTTCGCGGTTTCGCCGCTCATGTGGCGCCTCTCGACCGAGCCCGAGGTGTTCGCGCTCAACGTGCTCATCGTGCTCACGCTCGTGCGTATCGCGGGCCCCACCACGCTCTCGCCCATGGGAGAACTTCGGCGCGCATGGCTACTAGCACTCCTCGCCGGCCTCGGCATCGCGAACCACCACACTTGCGTGCTCATTGCTCCGCTTGGGCTCTTCAGTTGGAGGCGCGCCGTTCGCGCGGCTCCGCGTCCACTGCTCGCGGTCGCGGGGAGCCTCGGCGCGCTCACGATAGGCCTTACGCCGTATCTCTTCCTGATCGTTCGCTCTCGGTCGATGCCGGTCGGGAGCAACTGCGACTGGGGCGATACCTCGACACTCTCGGGCCTTCTCCATCATTTCCTGCGCCGCGACTATGGCACTACAAGTCTCGCCTCCGGTGACGACCCACACGAGCCGTTTGGCCAGCTCGCGCTCCTAGGCCGGAGCTCGCTCGAATCGGGGATCGGTCCTCTCGCCGTCGTCGCCGCCCTCGCGGCCGCCGCCAAGCGCCGATTCTCCTGGGCGTTCGCGATGCTGGTCCTGTCGATCGCCCTCGCGGGACCGCTCTTGATCCTGCGGTTCAATCTGCCGCCGCGCAACCTGATGGCCCTCGTCGTCGAGCGCTTCCATCTGCTTCCGCTCTCCCTCGCGTCGATCGTCGCCGCGCGCGGTATCGACGTCATCGCCTCTGGGCTTCAATCCGCCTCCTTCCGGAAGGGCGTCGTTGCCACGAGTATCGCTTCGATCGCGACACGTGGAGCGATCACGTTGTACGACGTGCTGGCGACGCACCGCCCCACTACCGAGAGCTACCTTCGCAACGTGCTCGCGATGCTGCCGGAGCGGAGCATCCTCCTCGCCAACGGCGACGATGTCGTCGGCGGCCTCGAGTACATGCAGTGCACGATGAGAGAGCGTCGCGACGTTGTCGTTGTAGCGCCGCGCCTTCTCCTCGCCGAGTGGTATGCGCGCCGAATCGAGGCCCAGCTCGGCCAGCCCGTCGAACACGGCGTCGTCCCACCCAGAGAGCGCGTCCCCGTGCTGAGTAGCCTACGGCTTGTCTCCCAGCTGCTGGAGACAGGGCGGCCCGTCTACGTCACGAGCTGGTTCGCGAGGGACCTGGATACGACTTTCCCGAGCTATCCCATCGGTCCGCTCATCCGACTAACGAGGACTCCCGCCGAGGTGCCGTCGCCCCACGAGCTGATGGAGAGGAACGAGGCCCTCTTCGCGAAGCTGACGTTGGATGCCACGCCCCCCGCGGCGCATACTTGGGCGGGCGCTCGCTACCAAGACTATGCGCGGCCATGGTTTGTCCTCTCGCAAGCACTTGCCACTGCGGATGACATGGAAGCATCCGGCCGCTGCCGCGCGCGGGGAGCTGCGCTGCTTCCGCGCGCCCGTTGA